The window GACAGCCACGTCGTGCTGCGCGGCGGCCGCATCGGGGCAAACTACGGCCCCGAGCATGTCGCCACCGCCTGCGAGACGCTGCGCAAGAATGGTCTCAGCCCCGTGGTGATGGTGGATTGCAGCCATGCCAACTCCGGCAAGGACCCGAAGAAGCAGCCGACGGTCTGGAAGAGCATCCTCGAGCAGCGCGCCTCCGGTCGCCGCGAAATCATCGGAGCGATGATCGAGAGCAATCTCAAGCTGGGCGCACAGCCGCTCGGCACGGACCCCGCCCAACTCGAGTACGGCGTGTCGATTACCGACGCCTGCATGAGCTGGGAAATGACGGAGGAGATCCTGCGGAGTTGAGGGTCGGCGAGACGGAATTCGCCGCCATCGACTTTGAGAGCGCCGGTGCTCGCAAAGGCAGCACCGACGTTCCCGTGCAAATCGGGATAGCCACGTGTACCGGGGCGGCAACGAATTGCCGCACCGCCCTGGCCAGCTATCTCGCGACCGACCAGCCGATCGTCTGGAGCGCGCAGAAGGTCCACGGCATTCGCCAGGAGGACCTCGCAGGCGCGCCGACACTGCTGGAACTCTGGCCGCAAATCTCGTCCCAAATGCAGGGGCGGTGGGTCGTTGCCCACGGCGCGGCCACGGAAAAGCGCTTCCTGCGGGCCTTTCCGTTCCATGGATTCCGCCCCTGGGTCGATACGCTCAAGCTTGCCCGCGCCGTCTGGCCGGATCTGCCGTCACATTCCCTCGGCGACCTGATCGGGCAACTCGGGCTTGATGGGGAAATGGCGCGTCTTTACCCGGCCTATCGCTGGCACGACGCGGTTTCCGATGCGCTGGCGTCGCTCGTTTTGCTCGGACACGTCATTGCCGTCTCTGGCATCGCGGAGGAACCGGCTGAGATCCTACTGCGCGCTGATGACTCGCATTATCACCGGGCTGCGTCCCTCAAGGGCCGCGCTGCTCGGTAACCACCGAGTCGACCTTCAGATCGTGATCCTCAAGCGGGATCGCGTCGACAATCTGGCACTCGAAGCACAGACCGAGGCGGGGAACCTTGGGATGCCCCATGAGCCAGCGGTCGTAATGACCTTTCCCGCGCCCGAGGCGTCCACCGGATTGATCAAAAGCCATGCCGGGGACCAGAATCAGGTCGGGTGGCGGGGCGATTTCGCCTTCGCTCGGCTCTTGGATTCCCAGGCCACCGAGAGTGAATTCGCTCGGAATGAGAAATTCCATCCGGTTGCCCTCGATTCGGGGAAAAGCGATGATGTGCTCTCCTGCGACCGCCGCAGGTTGCCAGTCGGGTTCGCTGGGAAGGGGGTGGTAGGCGTAAATGACGCGCGAATTTTTCCAGATCGCCGATTCTGCGAGACGACGGGAAATTTCCCCGGAAGCCCATTTTTTCCCGGGGAAAGCGGCGAGCGCACGTCGGGCAGCGGTGCGGAGAATTTGCTTTTCGTTCGGAATCATCAGAAACTCTGACCCACGATATGGTGGTTCGTCTTTTGAAGCGCAAGAAGCATAAACCCCAGAATCATGTGGATATGCGCTTGGGCGACGGGTGGCATAAACGCAATTTTCTCGCCGAGGTGATCCTGCCCTCGATGTTTGCCCGGAGGCGGGGGGAGAAGATCAAACCCAAGTTTCCCAAGCTTCAGGCAGGGCAGATCTGCATCACCTGGATCGGACACGCGTCCTTCCTCGTCCAGACCCCCGAGCACAGCATCCTGATCGATCCCAACTGGGCCAAGTGGCTCAAGATCATCAAGCGCATCAAGCACCCCGGCCTCGAGATTCACGACCTGCCCGCCATCGACCTCGTGCTCGTAACGCACGCCCACTTTGATCACCTCGACAAGCGCACTCTGCGCGCGGTCGCCCGAGACCAGCCTATCGTCGTCCCGCAGAATGTCGGCAATCTCGTTCACGGGCTCGGTTTCGATCGGGTTCAGGAGATGAAGAGCTGGGACACGTTTGAGCATGGATCGCTCAAAATCACCATGACCCCGGCGAAACACTGGGGTGCGCGGGTTCTCCACGACAGCCACCGGGGATTTGGCGGGTTCATTATCGAGTACGGTGGCCGGTCGGTATTTCATTGCGGAGATACTGCGTACTTCGACGGATTTCGGGAAATCGGGGAGCGTGTACCCGTGGAAATCGCACTGCTGCCCATCGGAGCCTACGATGCGCCGACGAAGCGAGACGTGCATATGAACCCCGAGCAGGCCATCCAGGCGTTCCTCGAGTTGGACGCCAAGACGATGATACCCATGCACTTCGGGACATTCCGCCTGAGCTATGAACCTCTGGACGAGCCACCTGTGCGACTGATGGAAAAGGCACTGCAGCTGGATCTGCTGGATCGGGTGCGAATGCTGAACGAAGGGGAACCGACCGTCTTTTGACGGCTATTTCCCCCGTAATTCCCATTTGCCTTGCGAGGGCTGGCTCCCTATCCTCCCACGTTCCATGAATCTCCATACGCTCCTCATCCTGGCTCAGTCCACCCCCGCTGGCGGCGGCGCCCCCCAGCAGAACGTGCTGGTGCAGATGATCCCTTTGGTTCTCATTTTTGTGATCTTTTACTTCCTGCTGATTCGTCCGCAGCAGAAGCGTCAGAAGGACCATGAGAAGCTGGTTAGTGCGCTTAAGACCGGTGATCGCGTGATTACCAATGCCGGCATTCACGGTATCATCGTTAACGTCAAGGACCGCTCCGTCCTCATCAAGGTGGCCGACAACGTGAAGATCGAGTTTGATCGCGCCGCGATCGCGACCGTCGACAAGTCCTCCGACACGGCTGTCGAGGAAACCAAAGCCTAGTCCCCCTAACAGGCAGCCTTTGCCTGATCTCTGCTTCGTATGTCTCCGATCTTTACCTTCTTCTCGGGCCTCGGCCTGTTGATCCTCTTCGGCTGGTATTTTGCGACGGATATTCCGTCCCGCAAACGCTGGCTGGGCTTGACCCTGACCATCCTCGTGACGGCCTTCTGCTTGCAGCAGGCCATTCCGCCGGAGAAGAACATCCGCCTGGGCCTGGACCTCAAGGGTGGTACGTCCTTCCTGCTCAAGCTGGGAGACAGCGGCAACGATGACATCTCCGCCAACACACTCGACCAGGCGGTGGAGGTCATCCGCAAGCGTGTGGATGCCTTCGGCGTGGGCGAGCCGGTCATCACTCCCCAGGGCAAGGACCGTATCCTTGTTCAGATTCCGGGCCTCGATGCCAAGCAGGTGGAGGAGACGAAGAAGTCGCTGCAGCAGGTGGCTCGTCTGGAGTTTGCCACGGTGGCTCCGGGGGGGCAGGCGCTGATCCAGCAGATCGAGTCCGGCCAGATCGTGCGCGACCCCAGCTACGTCATCAAGGACTACAAGACGACCAGCCCCGATGGCACAGAGGTCACCTACAAGCTGCTGGTGAAGAAGCGTCCGGAAATCTCCGGCGACCACGTGAAGCGTGCTTTCGCGTATTTCGACCAGCGCGGCTGGGGTGTTTCGCTCGAGCTCGACAGTCAGGGCGCCAAGGATTTTGACGCCATCGCGGCCCGTCACCAAGGTGAACAGCTCGCAATCATGCTCGATGGCGAGGTGATTTCGGCCCCGACTTTGCAGGCGAGCGCCTACTTTGGCCACGCTTCCATCACGGGAAACTTCAGTGAAAAGGAAGCCCGTGATCTTTCCAGCTCGCTGGAAAATCCGCTCCGCGTGCCTGTCACCATCGAGGAGACCCATACCGTCTCTGCCTCGCTGGGCAGTGATTCCATCCGCAGTGGTATTCTTTCCGGTGTCTTCGGCCTGATCCTTGTCACCATCTTCATGGTGATCTACTACCGCCTGGTCGGATTCATCGCCATTATCGCCCTTATCATCAACTGCATCATGGTGATCGGGTCGCTGAGCATGTTCCACAGCGTGCTGACGCTGCCGGGTATCGCGGGCTTGATCCTGAGCCTTGGTATCGCGGTCGATGCCAACGTGCTCATTTACGAGCGACTGCGCGAGGAACTCGACGCGGGCAAGGGGCTGCGCGCCGCCATCAACTCGTCGTACCAGAAGGCGTTCAGCGCCATCTTCGACGCGCACGTGACCCAGTTCCTCACGGCGGCCATTCTCTACTGGCTGGCCTCTGGCCCGGTGAAGGGCTTTGCCCTCACTCTGACGATAGGTATCGTGGCCTCGATGTTCTCATCTCTGCTGGTGACCTACACCTGCTTTGACTGGGCATTCCACTTCAATGCCATCAAGAAGGTGACGATGCTGCACCTGATCCGTGCAAAGCGTTTCAACTTCCTCGGGCATGCCCGCCCGTTTGTCTTTGCCTCGATCGCGCTCGTGATTCTCAGCATCGGGTACTTCACCTGGCGCGGCCCGGCGAATTTCGACGCCGACTTCAAGGGTGGTGATCTGATAGTCTTCTCCTTCAAGGAAAAGGTGACGCCAGATCAGGTGCGTAGCGCCCTGGCAAGCACGCATCTCGACAACAGTGTGATCCAATCCGAGCAGGTGGCGGGGCGCGAATTCATCAGCGTTCGCACCGGCGGTGGACACGCGGCAGAGTTGCAGCAGATCCTCAATGAGAAGTTTCCTTCGTCTGGCCTTGTCTTTGAGCAGGTCGATCATATCGGGCCGCTGGTGGGACAGGAACTCGCCTACAAGAGCGGTCTCGCACTCGCCCTCGGTCTTCTTGGTATCTTCATCTACGTCTCCTTCCGTTTCGAGACCTCGTTTGCGGTGGGATCGATCATCGCTCTCCTGCATGACCTGATCATTACGATCGGTATTTTTGCCCTGAGCGGTCGCGAGCTTTCGCTCATCATGGTGGCGGCGATCCTCACGATCGCGGGCTACTCGATCAACGACAAGATCGTGGTCTTTGACCGAATCCGCAGTGGCTTCCGCGAGCGCGGGCGTCGCTCCATCGCGCAGGTGATGAACGACTCGATCAACGATACGCTGTCGCGCACGATCCTCACGGGTGGCACTGTGCTGCTGACCGTGGTGGCGCTGTACATCTTTGGAGGCCCGGTGCTAAACGACTTTGCCTTCTCGCTGATTGTCGGCGTGTTGATCGGCACCTACTCGTCGATCTTCATCGCGTCGCCGATCGTGCTCTGGTGGTCGTCGCTGACCACCGGCGGCAAGGGCCTCGATGCCGAACTGATCGAGACCAACGCCGAGAGCAAGGCTTGATGCCTTGCTCGCCGCCCCAGTGGCGGGAATTAGAATAGCTAATGCTTTATTTTTAGTCTGGCTGTGCCAGTATGGGATAAAATGTCAGTGGCATTCGACCCCAGCCTGGCCGCCAAGATTGAAAAGTGCGGCATCATCGCTGTCTTGATCATCGACCGAGTCGATGACGCAGTACCTCTCGCCCGTGCGCTCCTCGCCGGCGGAGTGAACGTCATGGAGCTCACATTGCGGACTCCCGCAGCAATCGACGCGCTCAAAGCCATCACGGCCGAGGTGCCGGAGATGGTGGCAGGAGTGGGCACGGTGCTTACGCCAGCTCAGGCGAAGCTCGCCAAGGAATCCGGAGCGGCTTTTGCCGTGGCTCCAGGCTTCAATCCCCGGGTCCTCGACGCCGCTCGTGAGCAGGACATCTCTTTTGCGCCGGGAGTTCTCACCCCGACGGACATCGAGCTCGCGGTGGAAGGCGGTTGC of the Terrimicrobium sacchariphilum genome contains:
- a CDS encoding 5-formyltetrahydrofolate cyclo-ligase, whose amino-acid sequence is MIPNEKQILRTAARRALAAFPGKKWASGEISRRLAESAIWKNSRVIYAYHPLPSEPDWQPAAVAGEHIIAFPRIEGNRMEFLIPSEFTLGGLGIQEPSEGEIAPPPDLILVPGMAFDQSGGRLGRGKGHYDRWLMGHPKVPRLGLCFECQIVDAIPLEDHDLKVDSVVTEQRGP
- a CDS encoding bifunctional 4-hydroxy-2-oxoglutarate aldolase/2-dehydro-3-deoxy-phosphogluconate aldolase: MSVAFDPSLAAKIEKCGIIAVLIIDRVDDAVPLARALLAGGVNVMELTLRTPAAIDALKAITAEVPEMVAGVGTVLTPAQAKLAKESGAAFAVAPGFNPRVLDAAREQDISFAPGVLTPTDIELAVEGGCKLLKLFPAEPSGGLKYLKAVAAPYAHLGLKYIPLGGLNSANMGSYIADPLVAALGGSWLAPKDLIKAGKWDEITRLAKESTEIIASTPRS
- a CDS encoding MBL fold metallo-hydrolase, whose translation is MVVRLLKRKKHKPQNHVDMRLGDGWHKRNFLAEVILPSMFARRRGEKIKPKFPKLQAGQICITWIGHASFLVQTPEHSILIDPNWAKWLKIIKRIKHPGLEIHDLPAIDLVLVTHAHFDHLDKRTLRAVARDQPIVVPQNVGNLVHGLGFDRVQEMKSWDTFEHGSLKITMTPAKHWGARVLHDSHRGFGGFIIEYGGRSVFHCGDTAYFDGFREIGERVPVEIALLPIGAYDAPTKRDVHMNPEQAIQAFLELDAKTMIPMHFGTFRLSYEPLDEPPVRLMEKALQLDLLDRVRMLNEGEPTVF
- the yajC gene encoding preprotein translocase subunit YajC, which gives rise to MNLHTLLILAQSTPAGGGAPQQNVLVQMIPLVLIFVIFYFLLIRPQQKRQKDHEKLVSALKTGDRVITNAGIHGIIVNVKDRSVLIKVADNVKIEFDRAAIATVDKSSDTAVEETKA
- a CDS encoding protein translocase subunit SecDF, which codes for MSPIFTFFSGLGLLILFGWYFATDIPSRKRWLGLTLTILVTAFCLQQAIPPEKNIRLGLDLKGGTSFLLKLGDSGNDDISANTLDQAVEVIRKRVDAFGVGEPVITPQGKDRILVQIPGLDAKQVEETKKSLQQVARLEFATVAPGGQALIQQIESGQIVRDPSYVIKDYKTTSPDGTEVTYKLLVKKRPEISGDHVKRAFAYFDQRGWGVSLELDSQGAKDFDAIAARHQGEQLAIMLDGEVISAPTLQASAYFGHASITGNFSEKEARDLSSSLENPLRVPVTIEETHTVSASLGSDSIRSGILSGVFGLILVTIFMVIYYRLVGFIAIIALIINCIMVIGSLSMFHSVLTLPGIAGLILSLGIAVDANVLIYERLREELDAGKGLRAAINSSYQKAFSAIFDAHVTQFLTAAILYWLASGPVKGFALTLTIGIVASMFSSLLVTYTCFDWAFHFNAIKKVTMLHLIRAKRFNFLGHARPFVFASIALVILSIGYFTWRGPANFDADFKGGDLIVFSFKEKVTPDQVRSALASTHLDNSVIQSEQVAGREFISVRTGGGHAAELQQILNEKFPSSGLVFEQVDHIGPLVGQELAYKSGLALALGLLGIFIYVSFRFETSFAVGSIIALLHDLIITIGIFALSGRELSLIMVAAILTIAGYSINDKIVVFDRIRSGFRERGRRSIAQVMNDSINDTLSRTILTGGTVLLTVVALYIFGGPVLNDFAFSLIVGVLIGTYSSIFIASPIVLWWSSLTTGGKGLDAELIETNAESKA
- a CDS encoding 3'-5' exonuclease, encoding MRVGETEFAAIDFESAGARKGSTDVPVQIGIATCTGAATNCRTALASYLATDQPIVWSAQKVHGIRQEDLAGAPTLLELWPQISSQMQGRWVVAHGAATEKRFLRAFPFHGFRPWVDTLKLARAVWPDLPSHSLGDLIGQLGLDGEMARLYPAYRWHDAVSDALASLVLLGHVIAVSGIAEEPAEILLRADDSHYHRAASLKGRAAR